From Microbacterium croceum, a single genomic window includes:
- a CDS encoding amino acid ABC transporter substrate-binding protein/permease produces MIRNPSPALARLRLLGRTAVATALTAFVAAGALLGGASAASAADAPDTYVIGTDTTFAPFEFTDKNGDLVGIDMDLLRAIAADQGFEVEIRQLGFDAAVQALQANQVDAVMAGMSITDERKQAFDFSDPYFTSGIQLGVLASSDVQSLDDLDGKAVAVKTGTQGQTFAEENQEKYGFRVTPYQDTTDMVDAVKAGQAVGYFEDFPVLAYGIQQGSGFRLIGEPELGGEYGFAVNKGLNPELLEMFNAGLANLQASGEYDTIVDRYLSGGEESTQPTDIISVAVQYWPALMEGLWLTILATIVAIVAAFILGIVFGFGRISKFAPFRWIATAYVYVFRGTPILVQAFFVFFAIPQLFPGLTFNPFVAGAITLSLNTGAYMTEIIRGGIQAVDPGQNEASRSLGLGHWKTMQKVVLPQAFRIMIPSFVNQGIITLKDTSLISVIGLAELTFVSRQIIASTYLSAQVLTIVAVIYFVVITLLTLLANRLERKFNA; encoded by the coding sequence GTGATCCGAAATCCATCCCCCGCGCTCGCGCGGCTGCGCCTGCTCGGGCGCACCGCCGTCGCCACCGCGCTGACCGCCTTCGTCGCGGCCGGCGCCCTGCTCGGAGGAGCATCCGCCGCGTCTGCCGCAGACGCCCCCGACACCTACGTGATCGGCACAGACACCACGTTCGCGCCGTTCGAGTTCACCGACAAGAACGGCGACCTGGTCGGCATCGACATGGACCTGCTCCGCGCGATCGCTGCGGACCAGGGCTTCGAGGTCGAGATCCGCCAGCTCGGCTTCGACGCCGCCGTGCAGGCGCTGCAGGCGAACCAGGTCGACGCCGTCATGGCCGGCATGTCGATCACGGACGAGCGCAAGCAGGCCTTCGACTTCAGCGATCCGTACTTCACCAGCGGCATCCAGCTCGGTGTGCTCGCATCCAGCGACGTGCAGTCCCTGGATGACCTCGACGGCAAGGCCGTCGCCGTCAAGACCGGCACCCAGGGCCAGACCTTCGCCGAGGAGAACCAGGAGAAGTACGGCTTCCGGGTCACTCCGTACCAGGACACGACCGACATGGTCGACGCGGTCAAGGCCGGCCAGGCCGTCGGCTACTTCGAGGACTTCCCGGTGCTCGCCTACGGCATCCAGCAGGGGTCGGGCTTCCGCCTGATCGGCGAACCGGAGCTGGGCGGCGAGTACGGCTTCGCGGTCAACAAGGGGCTGAACCCCGAACTGCTCGAGATGTTCAACGCGGGCCTCGCGAACCTCCAGGCCTCCGGCGAGTACGACACGATCGTCGACCGGTACCTGAGCGGCGGCGAGGAGAGCACGCAGCCGACCGACATCATCTCGGTCGCGGTGCAGTACTGGCCTGCGCTGATGGAGGGCCTGTGGCTCACGATCCTCGCGACCATCGTCGCGATCGTGGCCGCGTTCATCCTCGGCATCGTGTTCGGGTTCGGACGGATCTCGAAGTTCGCCCCGTTCCGCTGGATCGCCACGGCCTACGTCTACGTGTTCCGCGGCACCCCGATCCTGGTGCAGGCGTTCTTCGTGTTCTTCGCGATCCCGCAGCTGTTCCCCGGTCTGACGTTCAACCCGTTCGTCGCCGGTGCGATCACGCTCTCGCTCAACACAGGCGCCTACATGACCGAGATCATCCGCGGTGGTATCCAGGCCGTCGACCCCGGGCAGAACGAGGCGTCTCGTTCGCTCGGCCTCGGGCACTGGAAGACGATGCAGAAGGTCGTGCTCCCGCAGGCGTTCCGCATCATGATCCCCTCGTTCGTGAACCAGGGCATCATCACCCTCAAGGACACGTCGCTGATCAGCGTGATCGGTCTCGCCGAGCTCACGTTCGTCTCGCGCCAGATCATCGCCTCCACCTACCTGTCGGCACAGGTGCTGACCATCGTCGCCGTGATCTACTTCGTCGTGATCACGCTGCTGACGCTGCTCGCGAACCGCCTGGAGAGGAAGTTCAACGCATGA
- a CDS encoding amino acid ABC transporter ATP-binding protein produces the protein MSKIEVRDLHKSFGDNKVLKGIDLTVEDGEVIAVIGPSGSGKSTLLRCLNKLEEPTSGHVVIDGVDLTDKSVKLDEVRQRIGMVFQHFNLFPHMTVLENITLAPIELGKLSKADARARATALLERVGLAEKADAKPASLSGGQKQRVAIARALAMDPEIMLFDEATSALDPEMVGEVLQVIRDLASGGMTMVLVTHEMGFAREVSGRTVFMDGGVVVEEAPPAELFGAPKNERLKDFLSKVL, from the coding sequence ATGAGCAAGATCGAAGTCCGGGACCTGCACAAGTCCTTCGGAGACAACAAGGTGCTCAAGGGCATCGACCTCACGGTGGAGGACGGCGAGGTCATCGCGGTCATCGGTCCGTCCGGTTCGGGCAAGTCGACCCTGCTGCGCTGCCTCAACAAGCTCGAGGAACCCACGTCGGGACACGTCGTGATCGACGGGGTCGACCTGACGGACAAGAGCGTGAAGCTCGATGAGGTGCGTCAGCGCATCGGCATGGTGTTCCAGCACTTCAACCTGTTCCCGCACATGACCGTGCTCGAGAACATCACGCTCGCGCCGATCGAGCTGGGCAAGCTCTCGAAGGCGGATGCTCGCGCCCGCGCGACCGCTCTGCTCGAGCGCGTCGGTCTCGCGGAGAAGGCGGATGCCAAGCCGGCATCCCTCTCCGGTGGTCAGAAGCAGCGTGTCGCGATCGCCCGGGCGCTCGCGATGGACCCCGAGATCATGCTCTTCGACGAGGCCACCAGCGCGCTCGACCCCGAGATGGTCGGCGAGGTGCTGCAGGTCATCCGCGACCTGGCATCCGGCGGCATGACGATGGTGCTGGTCACGCACGAGATGGGCTTCGCCCGCGAGGTCTCGGGCCGCACCGTCTTCATGGACGGCGGTGTCGTGGTCGAAGAGGCCCCGCCCGCTGAGCTGTTCGGCGCCCCGAAGAACGAGCGTCTGAAGGACTTCCTCTCCAAGGTGCTCTGA